From the Betaproteobacteria bacterium genome, one window contains:
- a CDS encoding fatty acid hydroxylase family protein, with protein sequence MMSERQRRFREQYQSQISPMYNGLVHIGVMYGAGIAVLWYCATHLQNATWEWLLVLPVFFFSNMFEWWIHKYVMHRLVDVWALRAIYDRHTRQHHQYFSDNVMTVDTTREFRIIFFPWRALFTFMAMGIPFAAALGWAVNANAGYILMITIVGQYLIYETFHYCCHCHENGFVRNMPFVNTIRRHHTAHHNMGIMMERNMNLTFPIADWVMGTSDLNRGLLGHLFNGMSEKYVKPELKPVIERFRRPDAPVTIDGPIRQPA encoded by the coding sequence ATGATGTCCGAACGCCAACGCAGGTTTCGCGAGCAGTACCAATCCCAAATCTCCCCCATGTACAACGGGCTCGTGCATATCGGGGTGATGTACGGGGCGGGCATCGCGGTGCTCTGGTATTGCGCCACCCATCTCCAGAACGCCACCTGGGAGTGGTTGTTGGTGTTGCCGGTGTTTTTCTTTTCCAATATGTTCGAGTGGTGGATTCACAAGTATGTGATGCACCGCCTGGTGGATGTGTGGGCGTTGCGGGCCATCTACGACCGTCACACCCGGCAGCATCACCAGTATTTCAGCGATAACGTGATGACGGTGGACACCACCCGGGAATTTCGCATCATTTTCTTTCCCTGGCGGGCGCTCTTCACCTTCATGGCCATGGGAATACCCTTCGCCGCTGCCCTGGGCTGGGCGGTGAACGCCAATGCGGGGTACATCTTGATGATCACCATCGTGGGACAGTACCTGATCTACGAAACCTTCCACTACTGCTGCCATTGCCACGAGAATGGGTTCGTGCGCAACATGCCATTCGTGAACACCATTCGCCGTCACCACACGGCGCATCACAACATGGGCATCATGATGGAGCGCAACATGAACCTGACCTTCCCCATCGCCGATTGGGTGATGGGCACGAGCGATTTGAATCGCGGGCTACTCGGCCATCTGTTTAACGGCATGAGCGAGAAGTACGTGAAGCCGGAGCTTAAACCGGTGATCGAGCGCTTCCGCCGGCCGGACGCGCCCGTGACCATCGACGGCCCTATTCGGCAACCTGCGTAG